A genomic region of Trifolium pratense cultivar HEN17-A07 linkage group LG3, ARS_RC_1.1, whole genome shotgun sequence contains the following coding sequences:
- the LOC123918449 gene encoding peptidyl-tRNA hydrolase, chloroplastic gives MNIGSCSMSRFQFPIRLLTKPLISMRYNKSFLSLQNSSASSITTTTTTELTKSKQNEPWLIVGLGNPGKTFSGTRHNVGFEMVDTIAQAEGISMKSVSFKALFGKGYIGDVPVILAKPQTFMNLSGESVGAIVSYYKIPLKQVLVIFDDLDLPFAKLRLLPKGGHGGQNGMKSIINHLKGNSAFPRLRIGIGRPPGKMDPAAFVLRSFTKQEREELDFTLHRGLEAVRIILLEGFDKGATFVNSAKKIEQIG, from the exons ATGAACATTGGATCTTGTTCAATGTCACGCTTCCAATTTCCAATCAGGCTCTTAACAAAACCCTTAATCTCAATGCGTTACAATAAGTCTTTTTTATCTCTTCAAAATTCTTCAGCTTCATccataaccaccaccaccaccacagaGCTCACAAAATCGAAGCAGAATGAACCTTGGTTAATTGTTGGCCTCGGTAATCCTGGCAAAACATTCTCTGGTACACGCCACAAT gtGGGATTTGAGATGGTTGATACTATAGCTCAAGCAGAAGGGATATCTATGAAAAGTGTTTCCTTCAAAGCTCTATTTGGAAAAG GTTACATAGGTGATGTGCCAGTTATACTTGCAAAGCCACAGACTTTTATGAATTTAAGTGGTGAATCT GTTGGAGCCATAGTTTCATATTACAAGATTCCATTGAAGCAAGTGCTTGTG atCTTTGACGACTTGGATTTGCCATTTGCTAAATTGCGGCTGCTACCAAAGGGTGGGCATGGAGGTCAGAATGG AATGAAGAGTATTATTAATCACTTGAAAGGGAATTCTGCTTTTCCTCGCTTAAGAATTG GCATTGGACGACCTCCTGGGAAAATGGATCCTGCAGCATTTGTTCTTCGATCTTTCACTAAACAGGAAAGGGAAGAA CTCGATTTTACTTTACACCGTGGATTAGAAGCCGTGCGGATTATTTTGTTGGAGGGGTTTGATAAAGGTGCAACATTTGTTAATAGTGCCAAAAAGATAGAACAAATAGGCTGA